A window of the Lolium perenne isolate Kyuss_39 chromosome 7, Kyuss_2.0, whole genome shotgun sequence genome harbors these coding sequences:
- the LOC127312703 gene encoding cinnamoyl-CoA reductase 1 produces the protein MEAAARKTVCVTGAGGFVASCLVKLLLSKGHYAVRGTVRNPGDDKNAHLKALDGTGERLQLVRADLLDYDSVASAVAGCEGVFHVASPVPLGRSTNPEAEVIAPAVTGTLNVLKACYEAKVKRVVMVSSMSAVSNNPSWPKGKAFDEESWSDVDLCRKSEDWYYLSKTLAEREAFAYAAKTGLDIVTICPSLVIGPLMQSTVNASSKILLNYLKGEHETVENKIRNIVDVRDVADALLLMYENPEASGRYICSSSPIKVSDMINILKTIYPMYTYPKNFEEVEHNIIYSSEKLQKLGWTFRPVEKTLGDSVESYRASGILN, from the exons ATGGAGGCGGCGGCGAGGAAGACCGTGTGCGTTACCGGCGCAGGAGGCTTCGTTGCCTCCTGTCTGGTCAAGCTCCTCCTCTCCAAGGGACACTACGCGGTCCGCGGCACCGTGCGCAATCCTG GTGATGATAAGAATGCTCACCTCAAGGCACTAGACGGTACTGGGGAAAGGTTGCAGCTGGTCAGGGCTGACCTGCTGGATTATGACAGCGTTGCATCAGCGGTTGCTGGCTGTGAGGGAGTCTTCCATGTTGCTAGCCCTGTCCCTTTGGGCCGATCAACCAACCCTGAG GCAGAAGTCATAGCTCCCGCTGTAACAGGCACACTGAATGTGTTGAAGGCTTGCTACGAGGCAAAAGTTAAGCGAGTTGTTATGGTGTCTTCAATGTCTGCTGTGTCCAATAATCCTAGCTGGCCTAAGGGTAAAGCCTTTGATGAAGAAAGCTGGTCAGACGTGGACCTCTGCAGAAAGAGTGAG GATTGGTATTACCTTTCCAAAACACTTGCAGAGCGTGAGGCTTTTGCTTATGCAGCAAAAACTGGGTTGGATATTGTAACTATTTGCCCATCATTGGTAATTGGCCCCTTGATGCAGTCCACAGTTAATGCAAGCAGCAAAATCCTCCTTAATTATCTTAAAG GAGAACACGAGACTGTAGAAAATAAAATCAGGAACATAGTGGATGTTCGTGATGTTGCCGATGCTCTTCTTTTGATGTATGAAAATCCAGAGGCGTCTGGACGGTACATCTGCAGTTCATCACCAATTAAAGTGTCTGATATGATAAACATACTGAAGACCATATATCCAATGTACACTTATCCGAAAAA CTTTGAGGAAGTGGAACACAATATCATTTACAGTTCAGAGAAACTTCAGAAGCTAGGGTGGACCTTCAGGCCTGTAGAGAAGACGCTCGGTGACAGCGTCGAATCCTACAGAGCATCTGGCATCCTGAACTGA